A genomic segment from Candidatus Korarchaeum cryptofilum OPF8 encodes:
- a CDS encoding DMT family transporter, producing the protein MLALAAAIFAGCVWGITPSLYAQASREGGSARANFWKSLGALSVLLLLYLSNFELPSRVAMIYIILNAALGTGIADYSFLKSIAIIGPSRATPIGFTYLIWTAILPSIMIGEPFSAFVLLGAALAFLGIWLISRGSGEWKMRGIVLSLIASIGWTLSPIAAKQALNYVSEVTLATWNSIIVASLYLMLSLPSPRVRGQGKAALGGMIGVGISLPLYFYAVRELGVALASLTTALAPPVSQIASALSGNKLNRNEVIGTILITAGIIIAISI; encoded by the coding sequence TTGCTAGCGTTAGCTGCGGCTATATTCGCGGGGTGCGTCTGGGGCATAACCCCCAGCTTGTACGCTCAAGCATCTAGAGAAGGCGGATCTGCTAGGGCTAATTTCTGGAAGTCCTTAGGAGCCCTATCAGTACTCCTCCTCCTTTATCTAAGTAACTTCGAGCTGCCCTCGCGAGTAGCGATGATTTACATAATCCTGAACGCAGCTCTCGGCACTGGAATAGCCGATTACTCATTCCTGAAGTCTATAGCCATTATAGGGCCGAGCAGAGCGACGCCCATAGGATTCACTTACCTAATATGGACGGCCATACTCCCCAGCATAATGATAGGGGAACCATTCTCAGCCTTCGTTCTTTTAGGGGCTGCTCTCGCTTTCCTCGGGATATGGCTCATCTCGAGGGGCTCAGGGGAGTGGAAGATGAGAGGGATAGTCTTGAGCCTAATAGCATCCATAGGGTGGACCCTCAGCCCTATAGCGGCTAAACAAGCCCTGAATTATGTCAGCGAGGTGACCTTAGCCACTTGGAACTCGATAATAGTGGCTTCCCTCTACCTCATGCTCTCCCTCCCGAGCCCTAGGGTGAGGGGTCAGGGGAAAGCAGCTCTAGGGGGGATGATAGGGGTGGGCATATCCCTACCGCTCTACTTCTACGCTGTCAGGGAGCTAGGTGTGGCTCTAGCTTCACTGACGACAGCACTCGCTCCCCCAGTCTCCCAGATAGCCTCTGCCCTTAGTGGAAATAAATTGAATAGAAATGAAGTTATTGGTACAATATTAATAACAGCTGGGATAATAATAGCTATATCAATTTAG
- a CDS encoding TackOD1 domain-containing metal-binding protein codes for MVSKFADMLIDLLLKKGVKEIEPKLDYDYGVSYYESLGISRDDFPNLNDILIELERKGILKGTKVGTIPTCPNCGSHKLILRLLCPICDSPNIRRVEAIHHISCNFTAPSDMFSSGEILRCPNCGKPLRAIGVDYNKYQNVIYCENCKRVSISPKLIFICSDCGESMSEGELDLKPLLRYEVIEERLLKPSLERAISEGLERRGVEVKHPSEAIGASGLTQRFSLSVKGGDSERFIDIVESSEGVGEEKVLALFGKLFDISAKGGVLVAIPRATQEAKTLAKSLNIEIVEASNLDEALTKLHSLIKEEKGKDRREVVG; via the coding sequence ATGGTATCGAAGTTCGCGGATATGCTGATAGACCTGCTCCTAAAGAAGGGAGTGAAGGAGATAGAGCCTAAGCTCGATTATGATTATGGGGTAAGTTATTATGAATCTTTAGGTATTTCTCGTGATGATTTCCCGAATTTAAATGATATTCTGATCGAGCTTGAGAGGAAGGGGATATTGAAAGGGACTAAAGTGGGGACCATACCCACCTGCCCGAATTGCGGCTCCCACAAGCTGATATTGAGGCTTCTCTGCCCGATCTGCGACTCGCCGAATATAAGGAGGGTGGAGGCTATCCATCACATATCTTGCAATTTCACCGCTCCCTCGGACATGTTCTCATCGGGGGAGATCCTGAGGTGCCCGAATTGCGGTAAGCCGTTGAGGGCAATAGGAGTCGATTACAATAAGTATCAGAACGTGATATATTGTGAGAATTGCAAGAGAGTATCTATCTCCCCCAAGCTAATCTTCATCTGTTCCGATTGCGGGGAGTCCATGAGTGAGGGCGAGTTAGATCTGAAGCCCCTATTGAGGTATGAGGTCATCGAGGAGAGGTTGCTCAAGCCCTCGCTCGAGAGAGCTATATCCGAGGGGCTCGAGAGGAGGGGGGTGGAAGTCAAGCATCCCAGTGAAGCCATAGGTGCCTCAGGCCTGACTCAGAGGTTCTCGCTCTCAGTTAAGGGAGGGGATTCGGAAAGATTCATAGACATCGTTGAATCTAGCGAGGGCGTGGGGGAGGAGAAAGTCCTAGCTCTATTCGGGAAGCTCTTCGATATATCAGCAAAGGGAGGCGTGCTAGTAGCGATACCCAGAGCTACTCAAGAGGCGAAAACCCTAGCTAAGAGCTTAAACATAGAGATAGTTGAGGCATCGAACTTGGATGAGGCATTGACGAAGCTCCATTCCCTGATAAAGGAGGAGAAGGGGAAGGATCGCCGAGAGGTGGTAGGGTGA
- a CDS encoding TackOD1 domain-containing metal-binding protein, translating into MHERALRLIDLIISEALDEIRPSFDPLKGYEYCLRGECEGVGEALEYLYERGYLRKELHDRVASCPNCGSEVFLLRAKCPYCGSLNFSKGIVIEHLSCGYSGLEEEFMSPDGRRICPKCGKELKAPGVDYIRVADIYRCASCKEAFSVPLYSYRCLNCGHEGPMIELVPKEVYKYLVVREAFESDPISRKILDIVRKLADIGYRVEGPRARVKGRSGAEYDFTIAVWLEGSDEPIAVLDFVRGPIDDERLLSFFAKSLDVMAKERILVTQAKDSLMEAKASRLGIRVFELEDEDLVGKIGEVLLSLHVKGSET; encoded by the coding sequence ATGCACGAGAGGGCCCTGAGGCTCATCGACCTGATAATAAGCGAGGCCTTAGATGAGATAAGGCCGAGTTTCGATCCCCTGAAGGGTTACGAGTACTGCTTGAGGGGGGAGTGCGAGGGAGTAGGGGAGGCCCTAGAGTATCTATACGAGAGAGGGTATCTCAGGAAGGAGTTGCATGATAGAGTTGCTAGCTGCCCGAATTGCGGATCCGAGGTATTCCTTCTGAGGGCTAAATGCCCTTACTGCGGTTCATTGAACTTCTCTAAGGGCATAGTAATAGAGCACTTGAGCTGCGGTTACTCAGGGCTCGAGGAGGAGTTCATGAGTCCTGATGGGAGGAGGATATGCCCGAAGTGCGGGAAGGAACTGAAGGCTCCTGGGGTAGATTACATCAGAGTAGCTGACATTTACAGATGTGCATCTTGCAAGGAGGCCTTCTCAGTTCCCTTATATTCTTATAGATGTCTGAATTGCGGTCATGAGGGCCCAATGATAGAGCTGGTCCCCAAGGAGGTCTACAAGTATCTGGTCGTCAGGGAGGCCTTTGAGAGCGATCCTATTAGCAGGAAGATCCTCGATATCGTGAGGAAGCTTGCTGATATAGGATATAGGGTAGAGGGCCCTAGAGCTAGAGTTAAGGGGAGATCCGGCGCAGAATACGATTTCACGATAGCTGTATGGTTAGAGGGATCTGATGAGCCCATAGCAGTACTGGATTTCGTCAGAGGTCCTATTGATGATGAGAGACTCCTCTCATTCTTCGCCAAGTCCCTCGATGTCATGGCGAAGGAGAGGATATTAGTTACGCAAGCGAAGGACAGCTTAATGGAAGCGAAAGCGAGTAGGTTGGGCATAAGGGTCTTCGAGCTGGAGGATGAGGATCTCGTAGGGAAGATAGGGGAAGTGCTGCTTTCCCTGCATGTAAAAGGGAGTGAAACTTGA